A single genomic interval of Pochonia chlamydosporia 170 chromosome 7, whole genome shotgun sequence harbors:
- a CDS encoding alkaline phytoceramidase (similar to Metarhizium acridum CQMa 102 XP_007814863.1) yields MDGTGVKPFWGAPTSYLNFCEEDYVVTRYIAEFINTLSSLVYVAYGIYGLTHGRKNGSRLISYCGLIGVGVCSAGYHMTLKYHTQMSDELSMHLLTTPLLYRILTFNKSQQYTRTVGVVLFVLFTVVMATHMLMDEFLLHATAFGFAVYMIATRVMKLIPQQVRDPHIRTSVKRIARFGTISFGFGFFVWLIDEWACSMLNSSRQVVGLPLAFFLELHGWWHIFTAIGGYTAVALVDEITSGEVTADPAPLLAWPVPFAAKHVPGLLSPSLANGVNGKSH; encoded by the exons ATGGACGGGACGGGTGTGAAGCCCTTTTGGGGTGCACCGACTTCATATTTAAA CTTTTGTGAAGAG GATTATGTTGTGACGCGGTATATTGCCGAGTTTATCAATACGTTAAGCAGTCTGGTATACG TGGCATACGGCATCTACGGCCTCACCCATGGCCGCAAAAATGGCTCGCGTCTCATTTCGTACTGCGGACTCATTGGCGTGGGAGTCTGCTCAGCAGGCTATCATATGACGCTGAAATATCACACCCAAATGT CCGACGAGTTGTCGATGCATCTCTTGACGACCCCACTTCTATACCGCATCTTGACATTCAACAAGTCGCAGCAGTATACTAGAACAGTCGGTGTTGTTCTTTTTGTGCTTTTTACCGTTGTAATGGCTACGCATATGCTCATGGACGAATTTCTCCTGCATGCCACGGCATTTGGCTTTGCGGTGTACATGATTGCGACGAGGGTCATGAAGCTGATTCCCCAGCAAGTGAGGGATCCGCACATTAGAACGAGCGTGAAGAGGATTGCTAGATTCGGGACGA TTTCCTTCGGGTTTGGCTTTTTCGTGTGGTTGATTGACGAGTGGGCGTGTAGCATGCTGAACAGCTCGCGACAGGTGGTCGGTTTGCCTTtggctttcttcttggagctACACGGATG GTGGCATATTTTTACTGCGATTGGAGGGTATACTGCCGTAGCGCTGGTCGATGAAATAACCTCTGGTGAAGTGACCGCCGACCCTGCGCCCCTACTCGCCTGGCCTGTCCCGTTTGCGGCAAAACATGTGCCGGGACTTCTGTCACCTTCTCTGGCGAACGGAGTCAATGGTAAATCGCATTAG